In a single window of the Arachis hypogaea cultivar Tifrunner chromosome 6, arahy.Tifrunner.gnm2.J5K5, whole genome shotgun sequence genome:
- the LOC112755979 gene encoding uncharacterized protein gives MEGGDNILDDILEDDNLNDDDDDVEMVDIEEGELVESVEAQNGVGGGDADEAMKKSSDENKKNMRRAKKKKTKNKKRKRQGFGAAGFNIDRFVIDTCRRLKEKKSYMVYTAIGCLGVSALSELVKEVDAIQACGGQETADGKRLRTGGGVLWGIIKHREPQAYKEIMKKASEFEKQFRQPNLKKQHPLQKKEESSEGTAITVAGEHQGNASDNNLLASSEMKDQLEPPCSEEKEKDKRIPVHERLRIPVSYDDELLGLNADNDAA, from the exons ATGGAGGGCGGGGATAACATTTTGGATGATATATTGGAAGATGATAACTTGaacgatgacgatgatgatgttgagatggttgatattgaagaaggaGAGTTGGTGGAGAGTGTTGAGGCACAGAATGGTGTTGGAGGAGGAGATGCTGATGAAGCCATGAAGAAATCCAGCGATGAGAACAAGAAAAACATGCGTAGAgctaagaagaagaagacgaagaataAGAAGCGAAAGAGGCAGGGTTTTGGAGCTGCTGGATTCAACATTGACAG GTTTGTGATAGATACATGTCGGCGTCTGAAAGAGAAGAAGTCATACATGGTATATACAGCCATAGGTTGCCTTGGTGTCTCTGCACTAAGTGAGCTTGTCAAAGAG GTGGATGCAATACAAGCTTGTGGAGGCCAGGAGACTGCTGACGGTAAGCGCCTACGGACTGGAGGTGGTGTATTATGGGGAATAATTAAACATCGAGAACCGCAGGCCtacaaagagatcatgaaaaaaGCAAGTGAGTTTGAG AAACAATTCAGGCAGCCAAATCTGAAGAAGCAACACCCCTtgcaaaagaaagaggaatcttcTGAAGGGACGGCCATTACAGTTGCCGGCGAACATCAGGGCAATGCATCTGACAATAACTTGCTGGCATCATCCGAAATGAAAGATCAACTTGAACCACCATGTTccgaggagaaagagaaagacaaACGTATTCCAGTTCATGAAAGATTAAGGATACCAGTTTCCTATGATGATGAATTGCTTGGACTGAATGCAGATAATGATGCAGCTTGA